From Aedes albopictus strain Foshan chromosome 1, AalbF5, whole genome shotgun sequence, one genomic window encodes:
- the LOC134291612 gene encoding uncharacterized protein LOC134291612, translated as MEQASGNQDGTQNQNDAQNQVLLLQTATAFNPAAYNLPQFRYKHLPSSEVRNAWNGWIRGFERVMKASSITDGSMKKIQMLAMGGLELQNVFDGIPGADEESEESADPFAVARTKLDNHFSPKQHESFERYLLVLDDVTRNGRTD; from the exons ATGGAG CAAGCAAGCGGTAATCAGGACGGAACCCAAAACCAAAATGATGCACAGAACCAGGTTCTGCTGTTACAAACAGCAACGGCGTTCAACCCGGCAGCGTACAATCTGCCGCAGTTCCGGTACAAACATCTTCCTTCATCAGAAGTGCGCAACGCCTGGAATGGATGGATTCGTGGTTTCGAACGTGTTATGAAGGCTTCGAGTATTACGGATGGATCGATGAAGAAAATTCAAATGCTTGCAATGGGCGGTTTAGAATTGCAAAACGTTTTCGACGGTATCCCAGGAGCCGACGAAGAGTCCGAAGAATCGGCTGATCCTTTTGCTGTTGCCAGAACGAAGCTGGACAATCATTTTTCCCCAAAACAACACGAGAGCTTTGAGAGGTACCTACTTGTTTTGGATGATGTCACCAGAAACGGAAGAACCGattga
- the LOC134291614 gene encoding uncharacterized protein K02A2.6-like: MADCIKPYHGFRQELVIQDGIILRNDRVVVPTAYRKKVSELLHYNHQGEQAILRKARGIVFWPNMNDHLRNFVKTCEICNRFKGYQQSEPMQTCQTATFPFEIMSLDIGEVSCGDKKLLILVTVDHFSNFFEVNILNSQATHNLVECTKQIFSRFGIPRKAITDSAKQFVSVEWQTFMKKYGIAHSTSAPYHHAANGKAESAIKIAKNIIKKALHDGKDYWLAILEWRNIPQADGYSPAQKVMGRNIRGLWPVPLDQLKVQGVDSTKISDQIEMRKIKSKFYHDRKSQPLPALVRGQDVYVQLRPEATHQWTRGRVAEVLSDRDYSIKVNGSNYRRNRVHIREGTGMVLPEREAEDADDRYLSFEDPLAVTSTPNTNQSIKAEPLAESGSTSRSSCTNQTSRGAYSTSTSETTQADDRPQRQVRRPLKFKDFVLD; this comes from the coding sequence ATGGCTGATTGCATCAAACCCTATCACGGATTTCGACAAGAACTGGTGATCCAGGACGGTATCATCCTACGAAACGATCGTGTAGTTGTCCCAACGGCTTACCGGAAGAAAGTGTCCGAGTTGTTACACTACAACCACCAAGGAGAGCAGGCGATTCTGCGAAAGGCTCGCGGAATAGTCTTTTGGCCGAACATGAACGATCATCTACGGAACTTCGTGAAGACCTGCGAAATCTGTAACCGGTTCAAGGGGTACCAGCAGAGTGAACCGATGCAAACCTGTCAAACAGCAACGTTCCCGTTCGAGATCATGTCTTTGGACATCGGAGAGGTATCCTGTGGCGACAAAAAGTTGTTGATACTTGTAACGGTAGACCACTTCTCCAACTTTTTCGAGGTCAACATTCTCAATAGCCAGGCAACCCACAATTTGGTCGAATGTACAAAGCAGATATTCAGCAGATTTGGCATCCCACGTAAAGCAATTACGGACTCAGCGAAGCAATTCGTCAGCGTTGAATGGCAAACGTTCATGAAGAAATACGGAATCGCTCATTCAACTAGCGCACCCTATCACCATGCTGCGAACGGAAAGGCTGAGTCGGCTATCAAAATAGCCAAAAATATCATCAAGAAGGCGCTACACGACGGCAAAGACTATTGGTTGGCGATTTTGGAGTGGCGAAACATACCTCAAGCAGATGGTTATTCGCCTGCCCAGAAAGTAATGGGACGAAACATCCGAGGGCTATGGCCTGTTCCCCTCGACCAATTGAAGGTGCAAGGTGTAGACTCGACCAAAATCAGTGATCAAATAGAGATGAGAAAAATCAAATCCAAGTTCTATCACGACCGCAAGTCTCAGCCACTACCGGCTCTGGTGAGAGGACAGGATGTGTACGTCCAGTTGAGGCCTGAAGCAACTCATCAGTGGACCAGAGGGCGAGTAGCTGAAGTTTTGAGTGACCGGGACTACAGCATCAAAGTTAATGGGAGCAACTATCGTCGTAACCGTGTACACATCAGAGAGGGAACAGGAATGGTATTGCCAGAACGAGAAGCTGAAGATGCTGATGACCGTTACCTCAGTTTCGAAGATCCGCTGGCAGTGACCAGTACGCCGAAcaccaatcaatcaatcaaagcgGAGCCCCTGGCAGAATCCGGAAGCACATCCAGAAGCAGCTGTACCAATCAAACAAGCAGGGGAGCTTACTCAACATCAACATCTGAGACAACGCAAGCCGATGATCGTCCTCAACGTCAAGTTCGTAGACCGCTGAAGTTTAAGGATTTTGTTCTTGATTAA